The sequence CTGACTGACAGACAGCAGTAGTTCAACCAGCTCCTCTCCAGTTAACAGTCGAGTGTCTTTCTGTCATCACTCACTACATGCACGGGAACAAAACACTGAAGTCAGCACcatatatacactgtagtaGGTTAACAGTGgtcaaaatattcgtggttgagcaatattaattttagttgcTAAAGGTGGTCAATGATCGCTGGTAATATTCGTACTCTGGGATTCAACCACGAAATAtttgccccccccccgaaattaacccgctatacggtacagaAAGCACTGCATggttacatgtagttagtacaatacgtacaaaATGCTTTTGGTTTCATGCTGCTCTATATACGTTGCAAGATTTGTTTTCATCTACAGCCGCATATTCTCGATTCGGATTCCAGCAATGGCACTGGGACTTAAACAGTTCGTTTAGATGCTCGGTTTCCATAGTGACCCAAGCTTGCCTGCATGCATTGGATAATATTTTATCAATGTAGCATAAATACTGAGTCAAACATTCATTACAGAGTTTTAAAAAATGATGTAGGTGCGTTGAACAAATTGCGTAGAGTTAGAGGTACTTTTGATTTATGCTAGACGGTataacagtgtacatgcagctagcttGAACTTATTTACAACGCAAATTGGGAGCTTCCAGCACCTTTTCAGGCTTTTCTTCGATTTCTGTTTTTGCCCAGACTAGGCTTCCACCTCTCTCTCAGTCTCTTCCACACTGGCTCATGACCACAGAGCTCAGCAAACTGACagaatgctagctagctagatctacttagCCAGCTTTACAGGCTAAGCAGAGATACATATACAAACACTACACATGGGTGAAGGTAATGCCCATGTGCAGTCCTAGTCTTGCGAGCCATTAGTGATTTTGCAGGTATGGCCCACGAGACTATTGTAGTCTCTCTTTTACCCACGCAGCCACTTGGCCGGCTACAAAAAAGTAGAAGATGTTATTCCTTTGCTCGCTCCTTGTTAAAAATATTGGCAGCAGTATCCACTTGACGTACTTGAGGACATTATCACTTTGCAATAAACTCAGTAGCAAGTCATTCACTGCTGAAGACAGATCAACTGATCCAAACACATACAAAAGAGGAAGGAATGATGAGGATCGTGAAAATCATAAGTGGACCAAAAGCCCATACAAAATCAAGCAGCTCCGTTTTTCAAGACACATAGTTAACCTGGTGCACAAGGGGAAGGTTTCCGAGGCCGCTGAAGTGTTTGAGTCGATGAGAGGCAACAAAGTGAAGGCAGATGCCGTCGTATACAACTCTCTCATTGCAGGCTACGGGAGATCGGGGAACGTCGAGGCTAGCTTCAGAGTCTTCAACCAGGTAAGTAAATAGTATTTATAGATACGACGTTGCATTTATAGCTGCTACTGTTTTACTGAAAACTTTCTCTCATTCACAGATGAAGAAGCATGGACTAGTACCGACTGACCACACCTACACCAGCATGTTGTCAGCCTGTGCCGAGGCCGGTACAAAGGCAAACGAAATCCTCACTAAGGTTGAGAGTGAAATAGAGAGAAGAGGAGTTCGTCTAAACACCATCGCAACCAACGCCCACATTAATGCATTGGCCTCGTGTCGGCAACAAGAACACGCCCTCAAGGCTTATCTGGACATGATAAAGACAGGCACCACACCAGACCTGCACACCTATAGTAGTCTACTGCAGGCCAGCGCTAAGGACAGAGTGGAAGGTATGGTCATAGCACAAAGAGTGTGGGAGGAAATGATTGCCACTGGACATCAACCGGACCTGTACAATTTCAACCTCCTCCTACAGTGTTTGAGAGATGCTGGTTTAGAGGGCACTCGATCAAACGATTGTGAAGAACTGATACGTGTACCTGCAGTTAAAATACCATCAGATTTGCAACGAAGTTCGACCGTTATTGCAGACTCTTCTTCTCAGGACGAAGTTCGTTTATCCTCACCATCAATTAATGTCAAACAAACAGGAAGTTTTGAAGTGTTCCTTTCTAAGACTGAATCACTCACTGTAAATCTTGGCTCAGTAGCAACTAAAGGAGTCAGTAGCAGCTCAATAAGATGGCTGGATCGATTTGGAATTGAAATCCTGTTTGAAAGTTTGAAGACTTTGAATCTAAAGCCAGATATTCGAATGTTTCACCTTCTCCTACAATTAATGCTATCTCCAAATGACGTGCTGAGTCGATCACAGGAGTGTGGAGTGAAGCCTGGTGCAAGGGCTCTGGTAGCGGCCATTCGAGTACAGGCGAAGCTGGGGAACATGACCGGAGCTAAGGTGAGTGGGTAACACAATGTGTGTAGATTGTGTTAGTTTTGTGCATGATGGTGATGAAGCTTAATACATAAACTTGAGACGTTATTACAACTACGTGTGTGTAGCAATTTTACTGCTCAATGTCCACAGGCTATTCTGAGCTACTCTCATTCCATGGGTGTGGACATGGGTCAGTTTGGCTACCAGGCTGTGGCCAACTCCTGTGTGAGACAAGAGGAAGGCCTTGAACTACTGGCAGAAATCAAGGTGAACCACTCACACTTGCTATAACTATCCGACAGCTTCACCCTAGGTTATCCTGTAGCTACGACACTTggtagctattattatagagctCTCCATTACAGAATAATGATTGTTAGGTGACTAACTATGCTGCTgctttgctataattattagctatatcattgttt comes from Halichondria panicea chromosome 3, odHalPani1.1, whole genome shotgun sequence and encodes:
- the LOC135333854 gene encoding pentatricopeptide repeat-containing protein 1, mitochondrial-like encodes the protein MLFLCSLLVKNIGSSIHLTYLRTLSLCNKLSSKSFTAEDRSTDPNTYKRGRNDEDRENHKWTKSPYKIKQLRFSRHIVNLVHKGKVSEAAEVFESMRGNKVKADAVVYNSLIAGYGRSGNVEASFRVFNQMKKHGLVPTDHTYTSMLSACAEAGTKANEILTKVESEIERRGVRLNTIATNAHINALASCRQQEHALKAYLDMIKTGTTPDLHTYSSLLQASAKDRVEGMVIAQRVWEEMIATGHQPDLYNFNLLLQCLRDAGLEGTRSNDCEELIRVPAVKIPSDLQRSSTVIADSSSQDEVRLSSPSINVKQTGSFEVFLSKTESLTVNLGSVATKGVSSSSIRWLDRFGIEILFESLKTLNLKPDIRMFHLLLQLMLSPNDVLSRSQECGVKPGARALVAAIRVQAKLGNMTGAKAILSYSHSMGVDMGQFGYQAVANSCVRQEEGLELLAEIKAVDLVPNEHVFETLIGNAARSRNFVYLTALIKKMRHFEVLPSNSLIETLDAAANQKPKSVYLLRQLNGFKGYYSIWKEMMVGSKVMMKRTD